The Rahnella aceris genome contains the following window.
GGAGCTTAGCTGACTAAGTGACCGGGGTGAATGAGTGCAGTCAACGCATCAGCAGCCCGAAGTATGAAGGGTAACGGGTACGCCTGAATGGAAGCGGAATTGTTCGTCCGGCGTGAGGACCAGTTCCGCTTCAATCCTGCCAAACTCCTCTACCCGCTCACTGATATCCGTTCCGGCATATTGCTCCGCCAGCGCCAGATAATCGGCAAAATGCCGTGATTCTGAACGCAGCAATGAGGTGTAAAAACGCGACAAGGTTTCGTCGAGATGCGGCGCAATTTTGGCAAAACGCTCACAGGATCGCGCTTCGATGTACGCCCCGATAATCAGCCGGTCGACCAGAATATTCAGATCATCGTGATGACGGGTATGTTTGATCATACCGCTGGCGTAGCGCGAGGGGGAAAGCTGGGTATAAGTAATATTGCGCTTTTGCATGATTTCCACCACTTGTTCGAAGTGATGAAGCTCTTCACGCGCCAGACGCGCCGCACAAAACAGCAGCTCGGTGCGATCCAGATATTTGGTCATCAGGCTCATCGCCGTGGCCGCCGCTTTCTTTTCACAGTTAGCGTGGTCGATCAGCATCACCGTCTGATTTTCCAGCGCCACATCCACCCACAGAGCGGGTGTTTCACAGTGAAGAAAATCATAAATCGGTGCCAGTAAAGCCTGCGTCATAAATCAGTTTCCAATGAAGTTTGTCATTAATATATTGGTTTGGATTATACAAATCTGCCGCCAACTTCTCATCAAAAATGCGCCGTTTTCCGGCGACGCAACCGTTTTCCTCCCTCACGGAGCGTGCTATCATTTGCGCCCTCGCAGTTTCTATTTCCGAATCACAGGAGCTTTACAGACATGTCATCCAACGTTACCCCGGCAAAAATCGCCATCGTTATGGGGTCTAAAAGTGACTGGGCGACCATGCAGTTCGCCGCCGACGTCCTCACAACGCTGAATATTCCTTTCCATGTCGATATCGTCTCCGCTCACCGTACGCCGGACAAATTGTTTACTTTCGCTGAGCAGGCTTCCGCTAACGGTTTTGATGTGATCATCGCGGGTGCCGGTGGCGCAGCGCATTTACCGGGCATGCTGGCGGCGAAAACGCTGGTGCCGGTGCTGGGCGTGCCGGTGCAAAGTGCTGCACTCAGTGGCATCGACAGTCTCTATTCCATTGTGCAAATGCCGCGTGGTATTCCGGTCGGTACGCTGGCGATTGGTAAAGCCGGTGCCGCAAACGCCGCATTGCTGGCGGCACAGATTCTTGCACTGCACGATGCTGAGATTGCCAAAAACCTGGCCGCGTGGCGCACCGCACAAACTGACGAAGTGCTGAATAATCCCGACCCGCGGGAGGAAGCATGAAACCGGTTTGCGTACTCGGAAACGGCCAGTTAGGCCGAATGCTGCGTCAGGCCGGTGAACCGCTGGGCATCGCCGTCTATCCTGTCGGCCTTGATGCTGAACCGGAAGCCGTGCCGTATCAGCAAAGCGTGATCACCGCTGAAATCGAACGCTGGCCGGAAACGGCACTGACCCGCGAACTGGCGACGCACAATGCGTTCGTTAACCGCGACATTTTCCCGCGTCTGGCCGATCGCCTGACGCAAAAACAGTTGCTCGACCAGCTCGGTCTGGCGACTGCGCCGTGGCAATTGCTGGCCGATGCCGCCGAATGGCCGCAGGTATTCTCCCGGCTTGGCCAACTGGCGATTGTGAAACGTCGCGTCGGCGGGTACGACGGCCGGGGTCAGTGGCGTCTGCGTTCTGGTGAAGAAAATACGCTGCCGCAGGATTGCTATGGCGAATGCATCGTTGAGCAGGGTATCAACTTCTCCGGTGAAGTTTCGCTGGTGGGCGCGCGCGGTCACGATGGTAAAACCGTGTTTTATCCGCTGACCCATAACCTGCATCAGGACGGCATTCTGCGCACCAGTGTTGTGCTGCCGCAGCCGGATGCCGCCCTGCAACAGCAGGCAGAAAACATGCTGTCGGCGATCATGAACGAACTGAATTATGTCGGCGTGATGGCAATGGAGTGTTTCGTGGTCAGCGAAGGTTTGCTGATCAATGAGCTGGCACCGCGTGTGCATAACAGCGGGCACTGGACACAGAACGGCGCCTCTTACAGTCAGTTTGAAATGCATCTGCGCGCCATCCTTGGTCTGCCGCTGCCGAAACCGGTGGTGAGCACACCGTCAGTGATGGTGAATCTGATTGGCACGGATGTGTCAGAAAAATGGCTGAGCCTGCCGCTGGTCAATCTGCACTGGTACGAGAAAGACGTGCGTCCGGGTCGTAAAGTCGGACACCTGAATCTCAACGACGCCAGCGTCCGCCTGCTGAAAGACAATCTCAACGCACTGGTCCCGATGCTGCCGGAAGAATACGCCAGCGGGATTGAATGGGCAGTTGAAAAGCTTTGATTTGATCGGCTCCCTCCCCTGCGAAGGGGAGGGTTGGGGTGGGGTATTAAGGTCAAAATCTCATAGTTAAAGTGTGCTTTGACAAACAGTTAGCCATTAAAACCCCCTCCCTGCCTCCCCCTTCGCAGGGGGAGGAGTTTAGAAACTACGAGTCGTATTGCCGGAACAACGCCCGCCCCCGCAGCAACCGCACACCCAGCCAACCGCCGCAAACCGACAGCAGCACCGCGCTGACCACCGGTACCGCAATCCACATCAGATAATTCGGTTCCCATGGGAAATCGAAAACCTGGCGTTGCAGTAGCCACAATGCAGCTTCCGCGCCGATGGCGGCGGCGATCCCCGCCACCAGCCCGAGCACGGCAAATTCACACCACAATGTCCGGTGCAGCATTTTTTTGCTGGCACCCAGCGTGCGGTAAACAATCAGCTCCTGACGGCGCTGACGCATGCCGACCTGAATCTGCGCCAGCAGCAGCAATCCGCCGCACAGCATCACCAGGATCACCATCACTTCCAGCGCCCGACTCACCTGCTGTAATACCTGGCCGACCTGACGCAGGATCGAGCCGATATCCAGCAAACTCAGCGTCGGGAACTGACGGTTAAGCTGCGTGATGGTGCTGACATCACCGTGATAACGGAAGCTGGTCAGCCAGCTTTGCGGTTGTGCATCCAGCGCACCCGGCGGGAAGATGAAGTAGAAATTCGGCTTCAGGCTGTCCCAGTCCACTTTACGCAGGCTGGTGATTTTGGCGCTGAATTCCTGCGTATCACCGCTGAACGTGACGGTATCGCCCAGCTTCAGTCCCAGACGCCCCGCCAGCCCTTCATCTACCGACACTTCACCGGCTTTCGGCGGTCCGTTGCCTGCAACCAGCGGATTGTGATCCGGCAGTCCCTGCATCCAGGTCAGATTCAGTTCACGGTTGACCGCCTCTCCCCCTGCGTCATCCGGTTTGATGATATCAGTGGCAACTTTGTCGTTAATCTTCGTCAGACGTACCCGCACAATCGGGTAGAAGGTTTCCGGTTGCGCGTTATGCTGATGCAGGAAATCCGTCACCTGCGGGATTTGGTCTTTGGTGATATTAAGCAGGAAGTAATTCGGGCTGTCCGGCGGCAGTTGTTGCTCCCAGCGATCCAGTAAATCCCCGCGCATCACCAGCAGCAACGCCAGCAACATAAATGACATCGAGAATGCCGCCAGTTGGCTGAGCGTCACCCACGGCTGACGCAGCAGACGGTTGACCGCCAGACGCAGCGGTAACTGACGGAATGTCAGCTTGCGTAACAGCAGCAGCGCCCCCCAGCCAATCAGACCAAGCAGCAGCGAAAGTACCAGTACGCCCGCCAGCAATGACCAGAGCAGCGAACTGCCGCCCATCAGCGCCGCCAGCAAACCCACCACTACCACAACCATCACCGGCAGGAAATAACGCAGCGGCCATACATTTGCCACCACATCATGGCGCAGCACCCGCAGTGGCTGGGTCGCAAGCAACTGGCGATACGGACGAATGCCGATCAACAGCGAGATCACCACCATCGCGCCCATCGACCACACCCACGGCCAGCCACCGGCAGGCGGTAATTCTGCCGGCAAAACCGGCGCCAGCACTTTCATCAGGATGGCTTCAAATGCCAGACCAACCACACTGCCGCACAACCCCGCCAGCGCCAGCACCGCCAGCCACTGACCGATAATCAGTTTTTGCAGCGCCTTTTTCCCGGCACCCAGCGTTTTCAGTACCGCAACCAGATCATAACGGCTGCGGCAGTAATGCCCCATCGACACGGCAATCGCGGCGATTGACAGCATCAGGGTCAGCAGTGCCGACAGCGTGAGGAATTGCTGAGAGCGCTGTAATGATTTGCCCAGCGCCCCGTCGGAATCCTCCATCCCGCTCCAGCGCTGATCAGGCTTAAGCAGACCTTTTATCGCTTCGCCGTAACTTTGAATCGCTTGCGGCGAACCGGCAAACATATAGCGATAGGTCAGACGACTGCCCGGCTGAACAGCCCCGGTTTTCGGCACGTCTTCCAGATTCATGATCACCCGGGGCGCAGTCTGGAACGGGTTAAAGCCCGAATCCGGCTCCTGAACAATCACACCGGCAATTTTCAGCGTGGTATCTCCGACATCCAGATTGTCGCCGACTTTTACGTTCAGCAGTGCCAGCAGGCGCGGCGCGACCAGCACCGTTCCCGGTTCAGGTTTCAGTCCTGCCGGTTCGGTTTGTAACGCGCCATACAGCGGATATGCCAGATCGGTGGCTTTCACCGCCGCCAGTTGCGGCGTTTCGCCGGCAAACGTCATGGTCATAAAAGAGAGCTGACGGCTGACTTTCAGCCCCTGCGACTGTGCATCCTGCAACCAGGCTTCCGTAATCGGATGCGCGGAACGCAGGACGCGATCCCCGGCGATAAACTCACGGCTTTGCTGACTCAGCCCTTTGTCCATGCGGTCGCTGATACTGCCAAGCGCCAGCACACAGGCCACTGCCAGGGTCAGCGCCAGCCAGACGATCAGCAGCGAAGGCGAACGCCATTCCCGCCAGAACCAGCGCCAGATCATGCTTCCTCCCATA
Protein-coding sequences here:
- the miaE gene encoding tRNA-(ms[2]io[6]A)-hydroxylase, producing the protein MTQALLAPIYDFLHCETPALWVDVALENQTVMLIDHANCEKKAAATAMSLMTKYLDRTELLFCAARLAREELHHFEQVVEIMQKRNITYTQLSPSRYASGMIKHTRHHDDLNILVDRLIIGAYIEARSCERFAKIAPHLDETLSRFYTSLLRSESRHFADYLALAEQYAGTDISERVEEFGRIEAELVLTPDEQFRFHSGVPVTLHTSGC
- the ybbP gene encoding putative ABC transporter permease subunit YbbP; its protein translation is MIWRWFWREWRSPSLLIVWLALTLAVACVLALGSISDRMDKGLSQQSREFIAGDRVLRSAHPITEAWLQDAQSQGLKVSRQLSFMTMTFAGETPQLAAVKATDLAYPLYGALQTEPAGLKPEPGTVLVAPRLLALLNVKVGDNLDVGDTTLKIAGVIVQEPDSGFNPFQTAPRVIMNLEDVPKTGAVQPGSRLTYRYMFAGSPQAIQSYGEAIKGLLKPDQRWSGMEDSDGALGKSLQRSQQFLTLSALLTLMLSIAAIAVSMGHYCRSRYDLVAVLKTLGAGKKALQKLIIGQWLAVLALAGLCGSVVGLAFEAILMKVLAPVLPAELPPAGGWPWVWSMGAMVVISLLIGIRPYRQLLATQPLRVLRHDVVANVWPLRYFLPVMVVVVVGLLAALMGGSSLLWSLLAGVLVLSLLLGLIGWGALLLLRKLTFRQLPLRLAVNRLLRQPWVTLSQLAAFSMSFMLLALLLVMRGDLLDRWEQQLPPDSPNYFLLNITKDQIPQVTDFLHQHNAQPETFYPIVRVRLTKINDKVATDIIKPDDAGGEAVNRELNLTWMQGLPDHNPLVAGNGPPKAGEVSVDEGLAGRLGLKLGDTVTFSGDTQEFSAKITSLRKVDWDSLKPNFYFIFPPGALDAQPQSWLTSFRYHGDVSTITQLNRQFPTLSLLDIGSILRQVGQVLQQVSRALEVMVILVMLCGGLLLLAQIQVGMRQRRQELIVYRTLGASKKMLHRTLWCEFAVLGLVAGIAAAIGAEAALWLLQRQVFDFPWEPNYLMWIAVPVVSAVLLSVCGGWLGVRLLRGRALFRQYDS
- the purE gene encoding 5-(carboxyamino)imidazole ribonucleotide mutase codes for the protein MSSNVTPAKIAIVMGSKSDWATMQFAADVLTTLNIPFHVDIVSAHRTPDKLFTFAEQASANGFDVIIAGAGGAAHLPGMLAAKTLVPVLGVPVQSAALSGIDSLYSIVQMPRGIPVGTLAIGKAGAANAALLAAQILALHDAEIAKNLAAWRTAQTDEVLNNPDPREEA
- the purK gene encoding 5-(carboxyamino)imidazole ribonucleotide synthase; this encodes MKPVCVLGNGQLGRMLRQAGEPLGIAVYPVGLDAEPEAVPYQQSVITAEIERWPETALTRELATHNAFVNRDIFPRLADRLTQKQLLDQLGLATAPWQLLADAAEWPQVFSRLGQLAIVKRRVGGYDGRGQWRLRSGEENTLPQDCYGECIVEQGINFSGEVSLVGARGHDGKTVFYPLTHNLHQDGILRTSVVLPQPDAALQQQAENMLSAIMNELNYVGVMAMECFVVSEGLLINELAPRVHNSGHWTQNGASYSQFEMHLRAILGLPLPKPVVSTPSVMVNLIGTDVSEKWLSLPLVNLHWYEKDVRPGRKVGHLNLNDASVRLLKDNLNALVPMLPEEYASGIEWAVEKL